One genomic segment of Mastomys coucha isolate ucsf_1 unplaced genomic scaffold, UCSF_Mcou_1 pScaffold22, whole genome shotgun sequence includes these proteins:
- the Mtus1 gene encoding microtubule-associated tumor suppressor 1 isoform X8: MGCPSSKMCLSPPCAATRREEALKQHKTLSQELVSLRGELVAASSTCEKLEKARNDLQTAYEGFVQKLNQQHQTDRKELENRLKELYTAECEKLQSIYIEEAEKYKTQLQEQFDNLNAAHETTKLEMEASHSEKVELLKKTYDSSLSEIKKSHEMEKKSLENLLNEKQESLEKQINDLKSENDALNERLKSEEQKQLSREKANSKNPQVMYLEQELESLKAVLEIKNEKLHQQDMKLMKMEKLVDNNTALVDKLKRFQQENEELKARMDKHMAISRQLSTEQAALQESLEKESKVNKRLSMENEELLWKLHNGDLCSPKRSPTSSAIPFQSPRNSGSFSSPSISPR, translated from the exons CGGGAGGAAGCGCTGAAGCAACACAAAACCCTCTCTCAAGAACTTGTCAGCCTCCGGGGAGAGCTAG TCGCTGCTTCAAGCACCTGTGAGAAGCTAGAAAAGGCCAGGAATGACTTACAGACAGCGTATGAAGGATTTGTCCAGAAACTAAACCAGCAACatcagacagaccggaaggaactggagaacCGGCTGAAGGAGTTGTACACCGCAGAGTGCGAGAAGCTTCAGAGCATTTACATTGAAGAGGCGGAAAAATATAAAACGCAACTGCAAGAACAG TTTGACAACTTAAATGCCGCCCATGAAACCACTAAGCTGGAGATGGAAGCTAGCCACTCGGAGAAAGTAGAATTACTGAAGAAGACCTATGACTCCTCCCTCTCAG AAATCAAGAAAAGCCATGAAATGGAAAAGAAGTCACTGGAGAATCTGCTTAATGAGAAACAGGAATCACTGGAG AAACAAATCAATGATCTGAAAAGTGAAAACGATGCTTTAAACGAAAGGTTGAAATCAGAGGAACAAAAGCAACTgtcaagagagaaagcaaattcA AAAAACCCTCAGGTCATGTATCTGGAGCAAGAATTAGAAAGCCTGAAAGCTGTGTTGGAGATCAAGAATGAGAAGCTGCACCAGCAGGACATGAAGCTAATGAAGATGGAAAAGCTG GTGGACAACAACACGGCATTGGTTGACAAGCTGAAGCGATTTCAGCAGGAAAACGAGGAGTTAAAAGCTCGCATGGATAAACACATGGCAATTTCAAG GCAACTTTCCACAGAGCAGGCAGCACTGCAGGAGTCCCTTGAGAAGGAGTCAAAGGTCAACAAGAGACTATCCATGGAGAACGAGGAACTTCTGTGGAAGCTGCACAACGGAGACCTGTGCAGCCCGAAGAGATCCCCCACCTCCTCTGCCATCCCTTTCCAGTCCCCCAGGAATTCTggttccttctccagccccagcatctCACCCAGATGA